One stretch of Arachis duranensis cultivar V14167 chromosome 1, aradu.V14167.gnm2.J7QH, whole genome shotgun sequence DNA includes these proteins:
- the LOC107480626 gene encoding aspartic proteinase 36: MARAQTHLLLLITTTIFSFAPCCVAGDPLLLRNSHRSSHTAMVLPLYLSPPNSSTSALDPRRQLQGSESQRHPNARMRLHDDLLLNGYYPPQMFALIVDTGSTVTYVPCSTCEQCGSHQDPKFQPDSSSTYQAVKCTLDCNCDTDKNQCVYERQYAEMSSSSGVLGEDVISFGNQSELSPQRAVFGCETVETGDLYSQHADGIMGLGRGDLSIMDQLVDKNVISDSFSLCYGGMDVGGGAMVLGGISPPSGMVFANSDPVRSPYYNIDLKEIHVAGKKLPLDPQVFDKKHGTVLDSGTTYAYLPEAAFHAFKDAIERELNSFKQISGPDPNYNDICFSGAGSDVSQLSKSFPVVDMVFGNGMKYSLSPENYMFRHSKVRGAYCLGVFQNGKDPTTLLGGIVVRNTLVTYDREHTKIGFWKTNCAELWERLQVSNASPLMPPNSGVTNSSQTFEPSVAPSASQHNAPPGEIQIAQITLAISFNISYVDMKPRIPELTGLIAHGLDVNTSQVHLLNLTSFGSDSISRWAITPSAHASYISNTTAKNIIGRLAEHHVQLPGTFGSYKLIDWNVEPSSKRNWWQQYYWVVGLAVLIALLIGLSAFGIFVIWKRRQESAHTYKPVNAAVPEQELQPL, translated from the exons ATGGCGCGGGCACAGACTCACCTCCTTCTCCtcatcaccaccaccatttTCTCCTTCGCTCCTTGCTGCGTTGCCGGCGACCCCCTGCTCCTCCGCAACAGCCATCGAAGCTCCCACACCGCAATGGTCCTTCCATTGTACCTCTCTCCACCGAATTCCTCCACCTCAGCGCTCGATCCTCGTCGCCAGCTTCAGGGATCCGAGTCCCAGCGCCACCCTAACGCTCGCATGAGGCTCCACGACGATCTCCTCCTCAATGG GTATTATCCGCCGCAGATGTTTGCGCTTATTGTCGACACTGGGAGCACAGTTACGTATGTTCCTTGCTCCACTTGCGAACAGTGTGGCAGCCACCAG GATCCGAAGTTCCAGCCAGACTCATCAAGCACTTATCAAGCTGTCAAATGTACATTGGATTGCAACTGTGACACTGACAAGAACCAATGTGTGTATGAGAGACAGTATGCTGAAATGAGTTCTAGCAGTGGTGTCCTTGGCGAGGATGTCATATCCTTTGGAAATCAGAGTGAGCTTTCCCCACAGCGAGCTGTTTTTGGTTGTGAAACTGTTGAGACTGGTGATCTTTATAGCCAGCATGCTGATGGCATCATGGGATTGGGCCGTGGAGATCTTAGCATCATGGATCAACTAGTTGATAAAAATGTAATAAGTGATTCATTCTCTCTATGCTATGGTGGAATGGATGTTGGTGGAGGCGCAATGGTTCTTGGTGGCATATCTCCCCCATCGGGCATGGTCTTTGCAAATTCAGATCCTGTGCGAAG CCCATATTACAATATCGATTTGAAGGAGATACATGTTGCGGGGAAGAAACTGCCTCTAGATCCACAGGTTTTTGATAAGAAACATGGAACTGTCTTGGATAGTGGTACGACTTATGCTTACCTACCAGAAGCTGCATTTCATGCATTTAAAGACGCT ATTGAGAGGGAACTTAATTCATTCAAGCAAATCAGTGGTCCAGATCCAAATTACAATGATATATGTTTTTCTGGTGCTGGAAG TGATGTTTCTCAACTCTCGAAAAGCTTTCCAGTGGTTGACATGGTATTTGGAAATGGTATGAAGTATTCACTGTCACCTGAAAATTACATGTTCCGG CATTCAAAAGTGCGAGGTGCTTATTGTCTAGGGGTATTCCAGAATGGAAAGGATCCAACTACTCTTTTAGGAG GTATCGTTGTCCGAAACACTCTTGTTACATATGATCGTGAGCATACAAAAATTGGTTTCTGGAAAACTAATTGTGCTGAGTTGTGGGAAAGATTACAAGTCTCCAATGCCTCACCGTTGATGCCTCCAAATTCAGGAGTGACAAATTCATCCCAAACATTTGAACCTTCGGTTGCTCCATCTGCATCACAGCATAATGCACCTCCAG GTGAAATCCAAATTGCACAAATAACACTTGCAATTTCATTTAACATCAGCTACGTGGATATGAAGCCTCGCATTCCTGAATTGACTGGGCTCATTGCTCATGGGTTAGATGTTAATACTTCTCAG GTTCACTTGCTGAATTTGACTTCTTTTGGAAGTGATTCCATATCTAGATGGGCCATAACCCCAAGTGCACATGCAAGTTACATTTCTAACACAACTGCAAAG aATATAATTGGTCGGCTTGCTGAACACCATGTGCAACTTCCTGGCACCTTTGGGAGTTATAAGTTGATTGATTGGAATGTTGAGCCTTCATCAAAACG GAATTGGTGGCAGCAATACTATTGGGTTGTGGGTTTAGCTGTTTTGATCGCATTGCTTATAGGATTATCGGCATTTGGAATATTCGTAATTTGGAAAAGAAGACAGGAAAGCGCACATACTTACAAGCCAGTGAATGCGGCTGTTCCAGAGCAAGAACTACAGCCATTATGA